One window from the genome of Cucumis melo cultivar AY chromosome 12, USDA_Cmelo_AY_1.0, whole genome shotgun sequence encodes:
- the LOC103485575 gene encoding uncharacterized protein LOC103485575 — protein sequence MAFSAKLHPISPPSLGFSCKSRRPFSPHYAYFLKPLTIRASTTLDYSQPSSVATSSTPLKASNWQWKFKDNLINIYYEEYEGQSSDSPKDILMIPTISDVSTVEEWRIVARELVQKDSKVNWRATIVDWPGLGFSDRPKMDYNADVMEKFLVDLINAPDGPLSSSKDDLVVFGGGHAAALTIRATNRGLVKPRGIAAVAPTWAGPLPIVFGRDSTMESRYGFLRGTLRAPAVGWMMYNILVSNENAIESQYKSHVYANPENVTQEIIESRYALTKRDGARYVPAAFLTGLLDPVKSREEFVELFAGLDGKIPILVVSTEKSPKRSKAEMEALRGAKGVSKFVELPGALLPQEEYPSVVAEELHQFLKENFEAAD from the exons ATGGCGTTCTCTGCGAAATTACACCCTATCTCACCACCCTCTCTCGGTTTTTCCTGCAAATCCCGCCGACCCTTTTCTCCTCATTACGCTTATTTTCTAAAGCCCCTTACAATTAGAGCTTCGACCACTCTAGATTACTCCCAACCCTCATCAGTGGCGACATCATCGACCCCATTAAAG GCTAGTAATTGGCAGTGGAAATTCAAAGACAATCTTATAAACATCTATTATGAGGAATATGAAGGCCAGAGTTCTGATTCACCTAAAGATATTCTCATGATACCGACGATTTCTGATGTTAGTACTGTGGAGGAATGGAGAATAGTGGCGAGAGAGCTTGTACAAAAGGATAGTAAAGTCAATTGGCGTGCTACTATTGTTGATTGGCCTGGTTTGGGTTTCTCTGATAGGCCAAAGATGGATTACAATGCTGACGTGATGGAGAAGTTCTTAGTGGACTTGATCAATGCTCCTGATGGTCCATTGAGCAGCTCAA AAGATGATTTGGTGGTATTTGGAGGTGGTCATGCGGCTGCACTAACAATTCGTGCAACAAATAGGGGTTTGGTGAAGCCAAGGGGCATTGCTGCTGTTGCACCTACTTGGGCTGGACCACTTCCTATTGTATTTGGTCGAGATTCCACCATGGAGTCAAG GTATGGATTTCTGAGAGGCACATTAAGAGCACCTGCTGTTGGTTGGATGATGTATAATATACTCGTCAGCAATGAAAATGCAATTGAATCACAGTATAAATCTCATGTCTATGCCAACCCTGAAAATGTTACTCAAGAAATTATTGAAAGCAGATATGCACTGACTAAAAGAGATGGCGCTCGTTATGTGCCTGCTGCTTTCTTGACTGGTCTTCTCGATCCCGTTAAATCCCGAGAAGAATTCGTGGAACTGTTTGCAGGTTTGGATGGAAAGATACCAATTTTGGTTGTATCAACAGAAAAATCTCCAAAGAGGTCAAAGGCAGAAATGGAAGCTCTACGAGGAGCCAAAGGGGTAAGCAAGTTTGTGGAGTTGCCAGGAGCCCTTCTGCCACAAGAAGAGTATCCATCAGTAGTTGCCGAGGAGCTCCATCAGTTCTTGAAGGAGAATTTTGAAGCTGCTGATTGA
- the LOC107990467 gene encoding pentatricopeptide repeat-containing protein At1g74630, producing the protein MNSREFHCLALFSKCKSLRTVKQIQAFTFKTGLNSDPLVSGKLLLHCAVTLPDSLHYARRIFLDIRNPDVFMYNTLIRGLSDSDTPSNALQLFVEMRRKSMALPDSFSFAFLLKAAANCRALTNGLQLHCQAVGYGLDSHLFVGTTLISMYAECASLTFARKVFDEMIEPNIVAWNAIVAACFRCEDVKDAEQVFRCMPIRNLTSWNILLAGYAKAGELQLAREVFMKMPLKDDVSWSSMIVGFAHNGNFNDAFAFFRELRREGMRPNEVSLTGALSACAQAGAFEFGRILHAFVEKSGFLQIISVNNALIDTYSKCGNLDMARLVFDNMLGRNAVSWTAMIAGMAMHGYGEEAIRLFNEMEESNIKPDSIAFISILYACSHAGLVDLGCSYFSRMVNTYGIEPVIEHYGCMVDLYGRAGKLQQAYDFVCQMPISPNDIVWRTLLGACSIHGNLDLAGQVKRQLSELDPENSGDHVLLSNIYAVAGKWKDVAALRRSMTHQRLKKTPGWSMIEVNRIMYSFVAGEKQNDIAVEAHQKLREIMSRLRIEGGYVPEVGSVLHDIEVEEKEDSVSQHSEKLAVAFGMAKLPRGRVIRVVKNLRICRDCHTVMKLISKVYEVEIVVRDRSRFHSFTHGSCSCRDYW; encoded by the coding sequence GCATTTTCCTCGACATTCGAAACCCAGATGTGTTTATGTACAACACTCTCATCCGTGGCCTTTCCGATTCCGACACTCCCTCCAATGCCCTTCAACTGTTTGTTGAAATGCGTCGCAAATCcatggctttacccgatagttTCTCTTTTGCTTTTCTACTCAAAGCCGCCGCTAATTGCAGGGCTCTGACCAATGGGTTGCAGTTGCATTGCCAAGCTGTTGGTTATGGCCTGGATTCCCATCTTTTTGTTGGGACAACGCTGATTAGCATGTATGCTGAATGTGCAAGTTTGACCTTTGCACGCAAGGTGTTCGATGAAATGATTGAACCGAATATTGTTGCTTGGAACGCCATTGTTGCTGCGTGTTTTAGGTGCGAGGACGTTAAGGATGCAGAGCAAGTGTTTCGTTGTATGCCCATTAGAAACTTGACCTCGTGGAACATCTTGCTTGCAGGGTACGCAAAAGCAGGTGAGCTTCAGTTAGCTAGGGAGGTGTTTATGAAAATGCCTTTGAAAGATGATGTTTCGTGGAGTAGTATGATTGTTGGGTTCGCTCATAATGGCAACTTTAACGATGCTTTCGCATTTTTCAGGGAGTTAAGGCGAGAAGGGATGAGACCAAATGAGGTAAGTCTCACAGGTGCGCTTTCTGCATGTGCACAAGCTGGGGCATTCGAGTTTGGAAGAATCCTACATGCGTTTGTTGAAAAATCTGGCTTTCTGCAGATTATTTCAGTGAATAATGCACTGATTGATACCTATTCTAAATGTGGGAATTTGGATATGGCTCGGTTGGTCTTTGACAATATGCTTGGAAGGAACGCCGTCTCTTGGACAGCCATGATTGCGGGGATGGCAATGCATGGCTACGGGGAAGAAGCAATCAGATTATTTAATGAGATGGAAGAGTCTAATATTAAGCCCGACAGTATTGCCTTCATATCCATCTTGTATGCTTGTAGCCATGCTGGATTAGTTGATTTGGGATGTTCTTATTTTTCTAGGATGGTAAATACTTACGGTATTGAACCCGTAATTGAACATTATGGTTGCATGGTTGATCTTTATGGTCGAGCTGGTAAGCTGCAGCAAGCTTATGACTTTGTGTGTCAAATGCCAATTTCACCGAATGATATTGTCTGGAGGACTCTTCTTGGAGCTTGTAGCATTCATGGTAACTTAGATCTGGCAGGGCAAGTAAAGAGACAACTCTCTGAACTTGACCCTGAAAATTCTGGAGATCATGTACTTTTGTCAAACATTTATGCCGTTGCAGGGAAATGGAAGGATGTTGCCGCTTTAAGAAGATCAATGACTCATCAAAGACTCAAGAAAACTCCAGGTTGGAGCATGATTGAAGTCAACAGAATTATGTATAGTTTTGTTGCAGGAGAAAAGCAAAATGACATAGCAGTAGAAGCTCATCAAAAGCTAAGGGAGATAATGTCGAGACTAAGGATAGAAGGAGGTTATGTTCCAGAAGTTGGAAGTGTTTTGCATGATATAGAAGTAGAAGAAAAGGAAGACTCTGTTTCACAACACAGTGAGAAACTAGCAGTAGCTTTCGGGATGGCGAAGCTGCCAAGAGGAAGAGTCATAAGAGTGGTTAAGAATTTAAGAATTTGCAGGGACTGTCACACTGTAATGAAGCTGATTTCTAAGGTCTATGAAGTAGAAATTGTGGTGAGAGATAGAAGTCGTTTCCACTCTTTCACACATGGTTCTTGTTCGTGCAGAGATTACTGGTAA